One genomic region from uncultured Subdoligranulum sp. encodes:
- a CDS encoding HU family DNA-binding protein — MTKVELIAAVANEANLTKKDAEQAVNTALNAITEALKNGDKVTLVGFGTFEVRERPARKGRNPQTGAEITIEASKLPAFKAGKALKDAVQ, encoded by the coding sequence ATGACGAAAGTTGAATTGATCGCCGCTGTGGCGAACGAAGCCAACCTGACCAAGAAGGACGCCGAGCAGGCTGTCAACACCGCCCTCAACGCCATCACCGAGGCGCTGAAGAATGGCGACAAGGTCACGCTGGTGGGCTTCGGCACGTTCGAGGTCCGTGAGCGCCCGGCCCGCAAAGGCCGCAACCCCCAGACCGGCGCTGAGATCACCATCGAGGCGTCCAAGCTGCCCGCTTTCAAGGCCGGCAAGGCTCTGAAGGACGCTGTGCAGTAA
- a CDS encoding zinc ribbon domain-containing protein, with translation MFELDIEMLKEQGLQLVDSAKKTAQDLAGKGKNQLDLMNQQARLSRAQRQLGALVYSLHKAGEENQPLVEKYIEAVAEVEKAIEEIKANMSPEEYMPSEDEAPEEAPQEEAAAEEEEEIEEEPVHLRGETKICPVCKSEVDGDALFCNHCGAQL, from the coding sequence ATGTTTGAACTGGATATTGAAATGCTGAAGGAACAGGGACTGCAGCTGGTGGATTCCGCCAAAAAGACCGCACAGGATCTGGCGGGCAAGGGCAAGAACCAGTTGGATCTTATGAATCAGCAGGCGCGTCTGTCCAGGGCTCAGCGCCAGTTAGGTGCACTCGTCTACAGCCTGCATAAGGCCGGGGAGGAAAATCAGCCCCTGGTGGAAAAATATATCGAAGCGGTTGCCGAGGTGGAGAAGGCCATCGAAGAGATCAAGGCCAACATGAGCCCCGAGGAGTATATGCCTTCCGAGGACGAGGCCCCGGAGGAGGCACCCCAGGAGGAAGCCGCTGCGGAAGAGGAAGAGGAGATCGAGGAGGAGCCGGTGCATCTGCGCGGTGAGACCAAGATCTGCCCGGTCTGCAAGTCGGAAGTGGACGGCGATGCGTTGTTCTGCAACCATTGCGGTGCCCAGCTGTAA
- the mazG gene encoding nucleoside triphosphate pyrophosphohydrolase gives MNRAFPEKESYTAEDLVAIIALLRDPENGCPWDKVQTHRSIRMNFLEEAYEAVDAIDLADPQLLCEELGDVLMQVAFHAQIEQEAGRFSWQQVCDGVCRKLIERHPHIFGGDTSIKDWDALKNKEKGRLTLQDDLASVPRALPALMRAAKLQKRAARYGEDASPEAQRVADYARDLQCATGPQAAEEAAGKLLFAAVALARQAGIDPEQALQKRNAAFEAAPESNGAVKQAPGNSPAAAFGR, from the coding sequence ATGAACAGAGCATTTCCTGAAAAAGAAAGCTATACCGCAGAGGATCTTGTGGCGATCATTGCGCTGCTGCGGGATCCCGAGAACGGATGCCCCTGGGACAAAGTGCAGACCCATCGGTCCATTCGCATGAATTTCCTGGAGGAAGCCTACGAGGCGGTGGATGCCATTGATCTGGCAGACCCGCAGCTGCTGTGCGAGGAACTGGGCGACGTGCTCATGCAGGTGGCCTTCCATGCGCAGATTGAGCAGGAGGCCGGACGCTTTTCCTGGCAGCAGGTCTGCGACGGCGTATGCCGCAAACTCATTGAGCGGCATCCCCATATTTTTGGCGGAGATACAAGCATAAAAGACTGGGATGCGCTCAAAAATAAGGAAAAGGGCCGCCTGACACTGCAGGATGACCTGGCCAGTGTGCCCAGGGCCCTGCCGGCACTGATGCGTGCCGCCAAGCTGCAGAAACGCGCGGCGCGTTACGGCGAGGATGCGTCCCCCGAGGCGCAGCGCGTGGCAGACTATGCCCGGGACCTGCAGTGCGCAACCGGGCCCCAGGCCGCCGAGGAGGCGGCCGGAAAACTCTTGTTTGCCGCTGTTGCTTTGGCGCGGCAGGCGGGCATCGATCCGGAACAGGCGCTGCAGAAGCGCAACGCCGCCTTTGAGGCGGCACCTGAATCTAATGGAGCTGTGAAGCAGGCGCCTGGGAATTCCCCTGCAGCCGCTTTTGGCAGATAA
- a CDS encoding YabP/YqfC family sporulation protein, with product MAELRKEPAQTRADAVETPPRGHSLALKDRRHLALTGVTRIISCDETAAVLETPLGNLTIGGQELQVSELSVHSGQVQLSGKIEYMQYAENRQSGGGLLARLFR from the coding sequence ATGGCGGAACTCAGAAAGGAACCGGCGCAGACCCGGGCCGATGCGGTGGAAACACCGCCCCGCGGCCACAGTCTTGCGCTCAAGGACCGGCGGCATCTGGCGCTGACCGGCGTCACGCGGATCATCAGCTGTGACGAGACAGCGGCCGTGCTGGAAACCCCGCTGGGCAACCTGACCATCGGCGGGCAGGAACTGCAGGTCAGTGAACTGTCGGTGCACAGCGGGCAGGTGCAGCTCTCGGGCAAGATCGAGTACATGCAGTATGCCGAAAACCGTCAGTCGGGCGGCGGTCTGCTGGCCCGCCTGTTCCGCTGA
- a CDS encoding RNA-binding S4 domain-containing protein — protein sequence MRLDKYLKVSRLIKRRTLANEVADAGRVLVNGKPAKASYAVKTGDVIEITFGNRPVKVRVLSTEEPKGKDVARELFEVMDLQS from the coding sequence ATGCGTTTAGACAAATATCTGAAAGTCAGCCGCCTGATCAAGCGCCGCACGCTGGCCAACGAGGTGGCCGATGCAGGCCGGGTGCTGGTCAACGGCAAGCCGGCCAAGGCCAGTTACGCGGTGAAAACGGGGGATGTGATCGAGATCACCTTCGGCAACCGCCCGGTCAAGGTGCGCGTCCTCTCCACCGAGGAGCCCAAGGGCAAGGACGTGGCCCGGGAATTGTTTGAAGTGATGGATCTGCAGTCATAA